A window of the Lolium perenne isolate Kyuss_39 chromosome 7, Kyuss_2.0, whole genome shotgun sequence genome harbors these coding sequences:
- the LOC127314717 gene encoding RNA polymerase sigma factor sigA, which translates to MTATPAVIGLSAGNRLLSTSFGPPSDLLTDKVNSHMACATGDAHGSTSLQFAPPPAPKLTVAAHRLKLSPHGRAQVMRALRQSAPAAVLAPPPRPRSAAMDHPTDELALEAIIQLQRSMLEKQWQLPFEDDDDLAEEDDGGKTMASSVGVVARSGVSARQRRMSGRRRGRSKNGAAAAHLTISPELLQSRNRIYLRGTVSKELLTHKQVVQLSKKIKDGMWLQQQRSKLKEKLGNEPSYQQMAQSLRISTAELRSRMRESFLAREVLTMSNLRLVISIAQKYDKLGVELADLIQGGLIGLLRGIEKFDASRGFKISTYVYWWIRQGVSRALAENSKTFRLPTYLHERLIAIRGAKYALEDQGISPTTENIAVSLNISEKKVHNATEAVNKVLSLDQQAFPSLNGLPGDTLHSYIEDQNVANDPWHGFEEWYLKEEVNKLLDSTLTERERDIIRLYHGIGKQCHTWEDISRQFGLSRERVRQVGLIAMEKLKHTARRKRLDALLQDY; encoded by the exons ATGACGGCGACGCCGGCGGTGATCGGCCTGAGCGCCGGCAACCGCCTCCTGAGCACGTCCTTCGGGCCGCCCAGCGACCTGCTCACCGACAAGGTGAACAGCCACATGGCCTGCGCGACGGGGGACGCCCACGGCTCCACCTCGCTGCAgttcgcgccgccgccggcgcccaaGCTCACCGTCGCCGCGCACAGGCTCAAGCTCTCCCCGCACGGCCGCGCGCAGGTCATGCGGGCGCTCAGGCAGAGCGCGCCCGCGGCCGtgctcgcgccgccgccccgCCCACGTTCGGCAGCGATGGATCATCCCACCGACGAGCTCGCGCTCGAGGCCATCATCCAGCTGCAGAGGTCCATGCTCGAGAAGCAGTGGCAGCTCCCCTTCGAGGACGATGACGACctggccgaggaggacgacggcgGCAAGACCATGGCCTCCTCAGTCGGCGTCGTGGCGCGCTCCGGCGTCTCGGCAAGGCAGAGACGGATGAGCGGCCGGAGGCGCGGGAGGTCCAAgaacggcgccgccgccgcgcactTGACCATCAGCCCCGAGCTGCTGCAGAGCAGGAACCGTATCTACCTACGGGGAACCGTCAGCAAGGAGCTCCTCACGCACAAGCAGGTTGTCCAACTCTCCAAGAAGATCAAGGACGGCATGTGGCTGCAGCAGCAAAGATCAAA GCTGAAAGAGAAGCTGGGAAATGAGCCATCGTACCAGCAGATGGCGCAGTCGCTCCGGATATCGACGGCGGAGCTGAGGTCCAGGATGCGCGAGTCCTTCCTCGCGAGGGAGGTGCTAACGATGAGCAACCTCCGTTTGGTCATATCCATCGCACAGAAGTATGATAAGCTGGGGGTGGAGCTGGCTGACCTGATTCAG GGTGGTCTGATAGGGCTACTCCGTGGGATCGAGAAGTTCGATGCGTCGAGGGGCTTCAAAATATCCACTTATGTGTACTGGTGGATTCGTCAG GGTGTTTCAAGAGCATTGGCCGAGAACTCAAAAACATTCAGGCTCCCTACTTACCTCCATGAGAGGCTCATTGCAATTCGTGGTGCAAAGTACGCGTTGGAAGACCAAGGAATTTCTCCGACAACAGAG AACATCGCAGTGTCGCTCAATATATCGGAAAAGAAAGTACACAATGCTACAGAG GCTGTCAACAAGGTTCTTTCATTGGATCAACAGGCATTTCCCTCCTTAAACGGTCTACCTGGGGATACACTCCATAGT TATATAGAGGATCAAAATGTTGCGAATGATCCATGGCATGGATTTGAGGAGTGGTATCTCAAG GAGGAAGTCAACAAGCTTCTAGACTCAACTCTCACCGAACGCGAGAGGGACATTATTCGGTTATATCATGGTATAGGGAAACAATGCCATACATGGGAGGATATTAGCAGACA GTTCGGGTTGTCGAGAGAGCGGGTGAGGCAAGTAGGGCTCATTGCGATGGAGAAGCTGAAGCACACTGCGAGGAGGAAAAGATTGGACGCGCTGCTCCAGGACTACTGA